The proteins below are encoded in one region of Chryseobacterium wanjuense:
- a CDS encoding glycoside hydrolase family 99-like domain-containing protein → MKLRPIAIHLPQFHPFPENDEWWGKGFTEWTNVTKAKPLYEGHYQPQLPADLGFYDLRLADCRLEQEKLAKEYGFYGFCYYHYWFNGKLLMERPLEEKLNNPKEDFPFMLCWANENWTRIWDGGENNILMAQDYNMEDHIAHINYLMPFFKDERYIKIDGKAVFAVYRTTKIPEFDKVAEIWKQEAKKNGVELYITRFESFGERGEEFMSENIDASIEFQPHSGLKVFNDKEYQKSLASKQSHKSLRDEISMATIKQSYDHWSKKLKLKNTAEAENSDGKIIEYSDFIEFDIEHGKSEKVYHKFYKCACPGFDNTARKSKNYVILKDSTPELFKHWVEEKIKLFTPYSEEENLFFINAWNEWAEGNYMEPNRKWGRAYLEAVKDIFK, encoded by the coding sequence ATGAAATTAAGACCAATCGCCATACATTTACCACAGTTTCATCCGTTCCCGGAAAATGATGAATGGTGGGGAAAAGGCTTTACGGAATGGACGAATGTGACCAAGGCAAAACCTCTGTACGAAGGGCATTATCAGCCTCAGCTTCCCGCTGATCTGGGATTTTATGACCTTCGCCTTGCAGATTGCAGGCTGGAGCAGGAAAAGCTTGCCAAAGAATATGGTTTTTACGGGTTCTGTTATTATCATTATTGGTTTAACGGAAAACTTTTAATGGAAAGACCTCTTGAAGAGAAGTTAAATAACCCTAAGGAAGATTTTCCTTTCATGCTTTGCTGGGCAAACGAAAACTGGACGAGAATCTGGGACGGAGGAGAAAATAATATCTTAATGGCTCAGGATTACAATATGGAAGATCATATTGCCCATATCAATTATTTAATGCCTTTCTTTAAAGATGAAAGATACATAAAGATCGATGGGAAAGCCGTTTTTGCAGTGTATCGAACGACTAAAATCCCCGAATTTGATAAAGTCGCTGAAATCTGGAAACAGGAAGCAAAAAAAAATGGCGTAGAATTGTACATCACTAGATTTGAGAGCTTTGGAGAAAGAGGAGAAGAGTTTATGTCTGAAAACATTGATGCCAGCATAGAATTTCAGCCTCATTCCGGATTAAAGGTTTTTAATGATAAAGAATATCAAAAATCTTTGGCGAGTAAGCAAAGTCATAAATCGTTAAGAGACGAGATCAGTATGGCAACTATTAAACAAAGCTATGATCACTGGTCTAAAAAATTAAAACTAAAAAACACCGCCGAAGCGGAAAACTCCGACGGAAAAATTATAGAATATTCAGATTTTATAGAGTTTGATATTGAACATGGTAAATCTGAAAAAGTATACCATAAGTTTTATAAATGCGCTTGTCCCGGATTTGATAATACCGCTAGAAAATCTAAAAATTACGTTATTTTAAAAGATTCTACACCCGAATTATTCAAACATTGGGTGGAAGAAAAAATAAAACTGTTTACCCCTTACAGCGAAGAAGAAAATCTTTTCTTCATCAATGCATGGAATGAGTGGGCAGAGGGCAACTACATGGAACCCAACAGGAAATGGGGACGCGCATATCTGGAAGCCGTTAAAGACATTTTTAAATAG
- a CDS encoding glycosyltransferase yields MLSIIISSYQQNYYDQLVKNINETIGDGFQYEIIQMWNPNLMSITKAYNLGAEKSKFQNLLFLHEDIVFHTKGWGEKLSDHLDKENTGIIGVAGSSYVPAAPSSWTVDEKYNFANILQGNKQNTDFFHIQSTKANKTKVFAVDGVFLAIKKENFIQFKFDENLPGFHGYDLDFSLRVSKKYQNYVVDDILIQHFSGGNLDKVWFDANVKVKEKLGSQFGKQIDPEVEKKVFLGFLYNFFQHYPVSRKNILLTLKFYPKKLNFKDHLKIVKKYFNYIRYSNNINKKFNTNY; encoded by the coding sequence GTGCTTTCGATTATCATTTCATCATATCAGCAAAACTATTACGATCAGCTTGTTAAGAATATTAATGAGACGATTGGCGATGGTTTTCAGTACGAAATTATCCAGATGTGGAATCCCAATTTGATGAGTATTACCAAAGCTTACAATTTGGGGGCAGAAAAATCCAAGTTCCAAAATCTCTTGTTTCTACATGAGGATATAGTTTTTCATACTAAAGGCTGGGGTGAGAAATTATCAGACCATCTAGATAAAGAAAACACCGGAATCATCGGTGTAGCAGGATCCTCATATGTTCCTGCTGCACCATCAAGCTGGACGGTGGATGAGAAATATAATTTTGCAAATATTTTACAGGGAAATAAACAAAACACAGATTTTTTTCACATCCAATCTACCAAAGCAAATAAGACGAAAGTCTTTGCCGTGGATGGTGTTTTTCTGGCAATTAAAAAAGAGAATTTTATTCAATTTAAATTTGATGAAAACCTGCCCGGATTTCACGGATACGATCTTGATTTTAGCTTAAGGGTATCCAAAAAGTATCAGAATTATGTTGTTGATGATATTTTAATTCAGCATTTTTCGGGAGGAAATCTGGATAAAGTCTGGTTTGATGCCAATGTGAAGGTTAAAGAAAAGCTGGGTTCTCAATTCGGCAAGCAAATCGATCCTGAAGTAGAAAAAAAGGTATTTTTGGGGTTTTTGTATAATTTCTTTCAACATTATCCTGTCAGTAGAAAAAACATTTTGTTAACTTTAAAATTTTATCCTAAAAAACTTAATTTTAAGGATCATTTAAAAATTGTAAAAAAATATTTTAATTATATAAGATATTCCAACAATATCAATAAAAAATTCAACACAAATTATTAA
- a CDS encoding NAD-dependent epimerase/dehydratase family protein, which yields MIVGSGLIANSLKNIDSEDHLFFASGVSNSLETKDSEFEREFTLLKNNLENNNGSKFIYFSTLSVNDLSKQESPYVLHKLRLEDYIKNNCEKYLILRIGNIVGKGGNPNTLFNFLKNQIMQDKKFVVHTKARRLLLDIDDISKFLTSSCAAVKNETINFAYPYYYDLNEIINAIEAKMEKKAQYEKSDEGDFYKVAFEETANEFFTGIQPNEYLKILTDKYI from the coding sequence ATGATAGTAGGAAGCGGACTTATTGCAAATTCATTAAAAAATATCGATTCTGAAGACCATCTTTTTTTTGCTTCAGGGGTTTCCAATTCCCTTGAAACAAAAGACTCAGAATTCGAGAGAGAATTTACTCTTCTCAAAAATAACCTTGAAAACAATAATGGAAGCAAGTTTATTTACTTTTCTACTTTAAGTGTAAATGACCTGTCGAAACAGGAAAGCCCGTATGTCTTGCACAAATTACGCCTTGAAGACTATATAAAAAACAACTGCGAAAAATATCTGATCCTAAGAATCGGAAATATTGTAGGAAAAGGCGGAAACCCGAATACTTTATTCAATTTTCTTAAAAATCAGATTATGCAAGATAAAAAATTTGTCGTGCATACTAAGGCCCGAAGATTATTACTGGATATTGACGATATTTCAAAGTTTCTGACATCGAGTTGCGCTGCCGTAAAAAATGAAACCATTAATTTCGCTTATCCTTACTATTATGATTTAAATGAAATTATAAATGCGATTGAAGCTAAAATGGAAAAAAAAGCTCAATACGAAAAATCCGATGAAGGAGATTTTTATAAGGTAGCATTTGAGGAAACTGCCAATGAGTTTTTCACAGGAATACAGCCTAATGAATATTTGAAAATTTTGACTGATAAATATATTTAA